One stretch of Zingiber officinale cultivar Zhangliang chromosome 6B, Zo_v1.1, whole genome shotgun sequence DNA includes these proteins:
- the LOC121991781 gene encoding non-specific lipid transfer protein GPI-anchored 13-like: MAPLSLSSNYKYWMLVVVLLLGVVEPPPARSDFASDREECSSQLPAVQTCLQYVEGKAEAPTPNCCSGLKQVVAANSIKCLCMIVRDRNEPQLGLTINASLALGLPSKCSVQSNVSDCPRLLNLAPNSTDAQIFEQYVKDHPDADSAAGALGNNSTATSSSRENERSSRLTMAMSLAFFILLHVRVQVRRKEHVQINVSGLICG; the protein is encoded by the exons ATGGCTCCGTTAAGCCTGAGCTCGAATTACAAGTACTGGATGCTGGTTGTCGTGCTGCTCCTGGGGGTGGTGGAGCCGCCGCCGGCCCGGTCTGACTTCGCGAGCGACCGGGAGGAGTGCTCGAGCCAGCTGCCGGCGGTGCAGACGTGCCTACAGTACGTGGAGGGTAAGGCGGAGGCGCCGACGCCGAACTGCTGCTCCGGGCTGAAGCAGGTGGTGGCAGCGAACAGCATCAAGTGCCTCTGCATGATCGTCAGGGACCGCAACGAACCGCAGCTCGGCCTGACGATCAACGCCTCCCTTGCGCTCGGCCTGCCGTCCAAGTGCAGCGTGCAGTCCAACGTCTCCGACTGCCcca GATTACTGAACCTAGCGCCTAATTCGACGGATGCTCAAATTTTCGAACAATACGTAAAGGATCATCCAGATGCAGACTCTGCTGCCGGTGCCTtag GTAATAATAGCACGGCAACGAGCAGCAGCAGAGAGAACGAGAGGAGCTCCAGATTAACCATGGCGATGAGTTTGGCCTTCTTCATTCTTCTCCATGTGAGAGTCCAAGTTAGAAGGAAAGAACATGTCCAGATTAATGTCTCGGGTTTGATTTGTGGATGA